The genomic segment GTCTCTTGGACCTTTTACAAGGCCATTTTCGTCTTCTCTAAGTTCTGGTAACGACTTCACGCCAAACCAACCAACATAGTCGAACTTTGTTCCTTTGGTGCTGTCGTCAAACGATTTTACGGTAAACCAGTCTTTGTAGGGCGATTTTTCTTGGTTTTTCTTTAAATCTTGAAACGCAAAACTATTTGCTCCAAGATGGTTGAAAACGCCATCGAATATGATGCGAATCCCCCGTTTGTGAGCCTCCTTAATTAGCTTAAGCGTGAGCTCATCAGCCTTAGTCCACACCCAGGTTGCAGGGTTAAGCGGATTTTCTGTGGCTATAAGCTTACGGTCACCCTCTGGGTCAGGGCCAAAGTTCGGATCAATATGGTGGTAGGACGCACCATCGTATTTATGATGAGACGGAGAAGCAAAGATAGGATTGAGGTAGATAGCGTTGAATCCCATATCCTTTATGTAGTTTAGCTTATCGATAACGCCTTGCAAGTCGCCTCCATAACGACGACGTAGGATGTGCTTCCAGAGTTCAGGCTCGCTGTTTGCCTTCTCGTAGGGTTGTTGCTCGTACCAATCGCTACCCCAAGGGTGAACCTGCCAGTGGGATGGTAGCTCTGAAGGATCTGCTCCCTTAATATCGTTTAGGGTTGGGTCGTTTGATGTATCTCCGTTGCGAAAGCGTTCGGGGAATATTTGGTACCATACGGCACTTTTTGCCCATTGTGGTACAAATTCCTTGGTGGCTGCAGGTTGCTGCGCAGAGGTTGCCTGTGCAAGCATTACCAGAAGAGCCGAAAATGAAAGATATGCCTTTTTCATCACTATTATAGTTTGGCTTATGCTGTAAACTTCTACAAGTATAGGTATAACAGTGCAACTGAGAAATGGGTTGTATAGGATATGGTATAAACGTAAGGGGAACTGTTGTGTAAAGCTATTTTGGAGGTATATAATGCGCTATTAGCAAAAACGGATGGCTTCAAAGAAACCATCCGTTTGTATAAGCTATTATGATAATCCTAGTGAGCTGCGCTAAGCTGCTCTTCTGGGTTATGCTTGTGCTTGAAGAATAATGCGAATAGAATGGCAATTGTTAGCGAGTAGATCGCAAATGTTAGCCAAATATGGTGCCAATCTTTCACCCCATCGTGGGTAAAATATTTGTCGATTAGATATCCGCTGGTGAGGCTACCAAATATGGCGCCAAAGCCGTTGGTCATCATCATAAATAGCCCCTGTGCGCTTGATCGGATAGAGGCGTCGGTGGTTGTTTCTACGAATAGCGAACCGGAAATGTTGAAGAAATCGAACGCCATACCGTATACAATACATGAAAGGATGATCATCCAGAGATTAGCCTGTGGGTCACCGTAAGCAAATAGGCCAAACCGGAGAACCCAAGCTAGCATGCTTATTAGCATTACGTTCTTGATTCCAAATCTTTTTAGGAAGAAGGGGATAGCAAGGATGAATAGCGTTTCGGATATTTGCGAGATAGACATGATGATGGTGGAGTACTTAACCACAAACGAGTCGGCATATTTTTCGATGTGCCTAAAATCGTCGAGGAACGTATCTCCGTAGGCGTTGGTTAGCTGTAGCGCTGCTCCCAAAAACATGGAGAAGATGAAGAATAGCGCCATTTTATAGTTGGCAAATAGCTTAAACGCATTGAGTCCAAACGTTTCTACCCACGATTTGCTGCTCATCTTATTGGGCTGAGGAGGACATTTGGGGAGCGTAAACGAAAAGAGGAATAGAACCACCGAGGCTGCTGCCGAAATGTAGAACTGCATTTCTGTAGCCTTGCTGCCTGATAGGTTAACCACCCACATAGCGACTATAAAACCAATAGTACCCCAAACTCGAATGGGAGGGAACGATTTAACTACATCGTAACCGTTGCTTTTAAGCGCATTGTAGGCAATAGAGTTGGATAGGGCAATGGTTGGCATGTAGAAAAACATCGCAAAAAGCATCACCAGAAAAAAACTCTCCGGATTACCAGTAAGGGTTAAGCCGAATATGAACATTCCGCTCAGCAGATGCACTACCCCGTAAAGCTTTTCGGCATTTATCCAGCGGTCGGCAATAATACCTATTAGGGCTGGCATAAATATCGAAGATATTCCCATGGTGGAGAATATGGCGCCAAATTCAGAACCACTCCACTGCTTTGTAGCAAACCAGTAGTTTGCAATGGTAATTAGCCATGCACCCCAAACAAAGAATTGGAGAAAGCTCATTACCGTCAAACGATTTTTTATTCCCATATAGATTGATTTCTTAATGATCGTAAAAACTGTAAAGGGGTGCTAAAATTAGTAAGAAAAAGTTCTCGACAATGGGGTGGCGAAAAAATTTATGTAAATAATTATTTGAAATGTGTAGATCATTACAAAATAAAAAAAGAGCCTCTATACGTGAGGCTCTTAGGTATGCTGTTCGTGAAAGGATTAGTTCTTTACGGTGATTGAAGGATCCCATGCAAAGTATCCGTATAAGGATTGGTTGCCGTCTCCATCTCTCTTGTAAAGGCCAAAGTGGCAGCTGTAAGCTTCATGACCAGGATTGTCTATTCTTGCTTCGGTACTCCAGAACGACTGATTGGTATATGTTGCAGGAACAAACGTTTTAGGAGTTGGCATAGCAGACATTTTGGTGTCAATAATATTTCTTACGTAATCGTCATCAAAGACATGATCGCCATTTAGGTACTTAATTTTGTAAAGAATTACGCTATTGTCAAAGTTGTTGGACTCTGAAACGGCGCTCCAATGAATAGGTTCTCCAACTTGTGCCTTAATTTCAAGATCCCCAGTACCAGATCCAACAACGGTTTGGCTTCTTGTGGCAACCATGTAGGCGTAGTTGTGCTCTATCCATGTAGGATTGTTAGGATCTTGACTTGGAGTCTTTTTGTCATTGATAATGGAATCTGTATCTATTATCATGTTGATAAATACAGTGTTTAACGAGCTATTTAATACGACTTGATCTAGCACCTCTTGAGTGCCTGTTTGATTGTTTTGTCCCATGTGTATACTACATCCAATAAATGCCTACTCTTTGGCTTTTCGGCTTCTGCCACCTCGTTTTTTGGGGAATGGGGCTAAACCCTCGCTGCAGCTGTTAGTATCATGATGATCAAATTTATGGGACCTTATTCGTAATGTCAATGTAGGAAGTAAACATTAGCTTGCAGTAAGTAGTAATTCACAAAGCGCACGTATTCAGCGGTCGATTAAGAAGGCGTTGTCCTTTTTATATAGATTAAGACTACGCTTTTTTTTATCAGGATATAAGGGCTAACTTTGTTCAAAATCGTGCTACAGTATTGTGTAGCGGGGGGGCTAGCCGTATAGCCTCGGCTTTTAGATAAATTTTAAAAACTCAATTTTATGAAAACGTTAAGAACAAATCTCGCTTTGGCCAAGGATGGCTTTGGCCCACAGGGCCATATTCGTTTGCTCATCAGCCAGCAATATTTCTAACTAAATTTTTTCATCATGACCAAATTAAGAAACAGCGAGGTAATTCCTGTTGCGGAATTGGCCTCTAAGCATTTACAAAGCGATATTAGCCATTTTAGGGCATTCTCAAGCTCGTTTACCAACGATTACGTTGCGAAGTTCAACCAGTCTATAGAAGAACTTCGACCTCAGGTTAACCCACCAGAGCTTAGCCTTAAGATTTTTGAACTCAAGAAAAAATACCATTCAACGCTTCATGAGATTAGAACGAAGCTAACTGCCATCGACGACATGTGCCTGCTGTACAAGAATAGGCTGGTTGTTCCGCGCGGACAATTCAGAATTTACGAGGTGCGTCGCGAGGTACGTAAAGAAAATATTAAAGGGGTGTATTCTGGATTAGAGGCCACTTTTATGGCCATTCGGAAGAACATGCTGAAGTTAGAAAGCGTTGGGTTTAATAATTTGCTTATCGAGGAGTTGGACGATTTGCGGAAGCAGCTGCTTTCGATAAGTAAGGAGCTGGATGGCTTAGTTGCTCAGCAAAAGGAACTCTTTGCGTCTAACCAAGAAAAGATATCACAGCTTCAGTCTCAAGTTTCTTTTATCAATAAGTATGGGAAGCTGGTGTTTCGGAATGCCGATCCTCAGAGGCGGGAGGTGTACACCATGGCTCATGCCATAAATGAGGTTCGCTCTCAGCAGCGGGCTATGCTTAAGTCCGAATAGCCGACATATTTCCAATCAACATAAGTTAAGTTAAGTAGAGCAGCTTTGCTTTGGTGCTCTACCGTAGCGCTATTTTTTGCTGGTAGTGTACAAGGCGCCATGGTGGCATCGGAGCATTGCTTGTAATGCTGTTTTCGAAGTGTATAGTGTGAGGGGAGGCTGCGTGAGCAACCTCCCTTTTTTATTAAAGCATGAAGGATTACTTAAATATCTCTCGGTTTAGGATTTTGCTGAATTTTTCGGCACCCGACGAATTCAGGTGGTCGTTGTCGTAAAAATCTGGTAGTGCAAACCGAGGGTCGGTAAAGTAGCTGAAGTAGCGGCAGTGATGCTTGCCGGTAATGTAGGCTTCCGCCTGACTATTTTTCTTCACGATGGTGCTATCTATGTGCCTATAGTAGGTGGGGAGGACAGGAGGCGTTATAATTATAGGTGTTATATTCCTTTTCTGGAGTTGGCTTATAAGACGCTCTAAGTCTCTTACGTTCTCGTTAAACCGCTTTACCTTGTAGCTTTGCGTATGAAATTCAGCCCTTTTACGTCCTAGGCTGTCGCTTATTCTTGTATTGGGATTGGCCGATGTAAGCCCAACGAAACCATTGGATTTAAATCCATCGACAAGGTTGGTTTGAAATCCATTTTCAAGGTACTTAAGCGACATCTGTGGAGTGTACAGAAAAAGTTTGCTGTATCTTTTGATGTCAACCTGATCGAGTTCAGGGTAAGAGATATCCCAAAATTGGGAGTAGTAGTAGTCTCTCCAGCTCTCTATTCCATCATGCATTTGGGTTCCCAACGAAAAGTAGGATAGGGTAATTACGACGTACTTCAGTTTCGGCATTTTGTCAACATGCGAGAGAGTTAACCGGGTATCGTAGAAAAGGGTTTGGCTAATGTTGCTAAGGTTAAAGCCTTTTAGGTCGAAGTAGTCGGGATTAATCCCGTAGGTGGCCTGCGACGATCCCAAGACCAGAACCTCAATCGACTTCATCTGCTTTTCCAGACATTCTTTTTTGTAGGTATAGCTGTTGTTTATTCGGCCTAGGCTATACTCCATGTACGAAAAAAAGATTACTAGCGGCAGTAGGAAGTATAGCGATCTTAAAAGAAACTTTTGCATTCTAGTAGGTCGTTAGAATTGGAAGTAGATAAATTGGCGATTCTCAAAAACGCCTAGGAAGATGATTGCGAGGATTACACCATAGTAAACAGCCCATCTAACGTATGCCGGTTTTTGAACAAAAATATCCGAAAGGCTTTTTTTGCTTTGCACGTAGTGTACCGTTTCGAGGAAAATAATGAGCAGTATGGATAGCGCAAAGTCGTTCTTCTTTAACCCCATGCTTTCGAGTACAGGTTGGTTGTTTATCAGCTGGTGCACCACATCTGGAATGCCCGTAAATATGTGCTTTACGATATAGAACGCGGAGTCGACGCTGTTGGCTCTAAAAAATATCCAAGCAAAGGCTACTAGGACAAAGGTGCTAATGGTAGATATGATAGGAACCTTATCTATGCGTAGCAGCTGGTTAAAGCGGTCTCTGTACTTTTGGGTTATTAGACCAAAAACAAGGTAAAAGCCATGTAGCGCTCCCCAAATTACGAAAGTCCAGTTTGCTCCATGCCATAGTCCGCTTACCAGAAATACGATGAACAGGTTAAGATACCAGCGAGGAACCGTCACGCGGTTTCCTCCTAGCGTGATGTAGAGGTAATCCTTAAACCAGGTGGATAGGGAGATGTGCCAGCGCTTCCAAAATTCGTGCACGCTTTTAGATTGGTACGGCTTGTCGAAGTTGGTCATTAACTTAAAGCCCATGATACGCGCAGCCCCTAAGGCCATGTCCGAATATCCCGAGAAGTCGCAGAAAATTTGGAAGGTAAAGAAGACGGTGGCTATGATAAGGCTTAAGCTATTATGCTGTTCGGGGTTGTTAAATACGGTGTCTACCGCAATGGCAAGCCTATCTGCAATAACCACTTTTTTGAACAAACCCCAAGCCATTAGGCGTAGGCCGCTCATTACCCTATCGTAGTCGAAGTCGTACTTTTCTCTAAACTGATGGAGCATATTTTGGGGACGCTCGATGGGGCCAGCAACCAGCTGCGGATAGAACATAACGTACAGCGAGTAGATCCCAAAATGTCGTTCGGCTTTTTGATGCCCTCTGTAAACCTCGATGGTGTAGCTCATAGCTTGGAAGGTGTGGAACGACAGCCCTACGGGTAGTAGTATGGATAGGTAGGGGATGGGGTTCGATGCTCCAAAGCCATGAAGCAGAAAGGAGAGGTTCTCGTTGATAAAGTTGTAGTACTTAAACACCGCCAGTACGCCAATATTGGCTACAAGGCTGGCAACTAAGAATAGCTTGCGCCGTTTCCCTTTACTCTTCTCTATAAAGATACCTGCAAAGTAGTCTATCACTATGGTGCCACCCAGTATAATAATGTAGATTGGGACAAAGGCCATGTAAAAGTAGCAGCTGCTGATGAGCAGCAGTAGCCATCTCCTATTATGGGGTAGGGCAAAGTATAGCGATGTAACAATGATGAAAAAGAGCAGGAAATGAAGCGAATTAAAGAGCATAAAACATTCTAGTTTCTGGTTGTTTCTTGTTTTAGTTTTTTGCGGAAGCTTATGCCGCAGGTAAATTAAATAGTTGTAGGAATGGTTTTCTGATAAATTTTGCGGGGCAAAAGTAGTAGATTTTTTGAGATATTTTTCAGCTGATGAAAACTCATTTTTGGCGTATTGCATTAGCCTATAATGAGAGAGAGGGGCATCTGTAGCGAATGCTCCTCTCTCCTTGTTTTAAAAGTACAACGAACAAGCTGCTGCTTTTTTCTGCTACATGGGCTCTACGATGCCTTAAGGTCGATTTTATCTTTTTAGGCTGTGGTCGTGCTGCTAGCTGGCGGCATAGTTGGCTACTACGTCGGCCTCCCTAAAATGCTGTATTTTGTAGGGGGCCTTCCCTTCTAAGAATGCTTTGATCTCTGCCATATCCTCCTCGCTGTGGAGCTTGGGGATTTGAGTCGTTCTAAATTCGTAGGGCACCCTGTTCTGTTTTAGTACCGTTATGGAG from the Alistipes sp. ZOR0009 genome contains:
- a CDS encoding inclusion body family protein, with product MGQNNQTGTQEVLDQVVLNSSLNTVFINMIIDTDSIINDKKTPSQDPNNPTWIEHNYAYMVATRSQTVVGSGTGDLEIKAQVGEPIHWSAVSESNNFDNSVILYKIKYLNGDHVFDDDYVRNIIDTKMSAMPTPKTFVPATYTNQSFWSTEARIDNPGHEAYSCHFGLYKRDGDGNQSLYGYFAWDPSITVKN
- a CDS encoding nucleoside permease, with amino-acid sequence MGIKNRLTVMSFLQFFVWGAWLITIANYWFATKQWSGSEFGAIFSTMGISSIFMPALIGIIADRWINAEKLYGVVHLLSGMFIFGLTLTGNPESFFLVMLFAMFFYMPTIALSNSIAYNALKSNGYDVVKSFPPIRVWGTIGFIVAMWVVNLSGSKATEMQFYISAAASVVLFLFSFTLPKCPPQPNKMSSKSWVETFGLNAFKLFANYKMALFFIFSMFLGAALQLTNAYGDTFLDDFRHIEKYADSFVVKYSTIIMSISQISETLFILAIPFFLKRFGIKNVMLISMLAWVLRFGLFAYGDPQANLWMIILSCIVYGMAFDFFNISGSLFVETTTDASIRSSAQGLFMMMTNGFGAIFGSLTSGYLIDKYFTHDGVKDWHHIWLTFAIYSLTIAILFALFFKHKHNPEEQLSAAH
- a CDS encoding MBOAT family O-acyltransferase, with the protein product MLFNSLHFLLFFIIVTSLYFALPHNRRWLLLLISSCYFYMAFVPIYIIILGGTIVIDYFAGIFIEKSKGKRRKLFLVASLVANIGVLAVFKYYNFINENLSFLLHGFGASNPIPYLSILLPVGLSFHTFQAMSYTIEVYRGHQKAERHFGIYSLYVMFYPQLVAGPIERPQNMLHQFREKYDFDYDRVMSGLRLMAWGLFKKVVIADRLAIAVDTVFNNPEQHNSLSLIIATVFFTFQIFCDFSGYSDMALGAARIMGFKLMTNFDKPYQSKSVHEFWKRWHISLSTWFKDYLYITLGGNRVTVPRWYLNLFIVFLVSGLWHGANWTFVIWGALHGFYLVFGLITQKYRDRFNQLLRIDKVPIISTISTFVLVAFAWIFFRANSVDSAFYIVKHIFTGIPDVVHQLINNQPVLESMGLKKNDFALSILLIIFLETVHYVQSKKSLSDIFVQKPAYVRWAVYYGVILAIIFLGVFENRQFIYFQF